One window of bacterium genomic DNA carries:
- a CDS encoding phage baseplate assembly protein V, whose amino-acid sequence MNMFDMSQESEDQETGGKIKGVAVGVVTNNKDPQGMGRVKIRFPWREHQDESYWARIATLMAGKDRGSFFLPEVGDEVLVAFEREDIRHPYVVGGLWNGQDKPPETNSDGKNNIRKIKSRSGHEIIFNDDHEAKKEKVEIHTKAGHKVVLDDAAGSEKIEVRDKSGSNFIVIDSVQNSITIESTAQLKIKSQKIDIEAGATMTLKASGALTIQGAIVKIN is encoded by the coding sequence ATGAACATGTTCGACATGTCGCAGGAGAGCGAAGATCAGGAAACCGGCGGCAAAATCAAGGGAGTTGCCGTCGGCGTGGTCACCAACAACAAAGACCCGCAAGGCATGGGACGGGTGAAGATCCGCTTTCCGTGGCGGGAGCACCAGGACGAGAGCTACTGGGCGCGCATTGCAACTCTGATGGCGGGTAAGGATCGCGGCAGCTTCTTTCTGCCCGAAGTCGGCGATGAAGTGCTGGTGGCGTTTGAACGCGAAGACATTCGCCACCCCTACGTCGTCGGCGGCCTGTGGAATGGCCAGGACAAACCGCCGGAAACCAACAGCGACGGCAAGAACAACATTCGCAAAATCAAATCGCGCAGCGGCCATGAGATAATTTTCAACGACGATCATGAGGCCAAGAAGGAGAAGGTCGAAATCCACACCAAAGCTGGCCACAAAGTGGTGCTGGATGATGCTGCGGGCAGCGAGAAGATCGAAGTCCGCGACAAGTCCGGTTCGAATTTCATCGTGATCGACTCGGTGCAAAACAGCATCACCATCGAAAGCACGGCGCAATTGAAAATCAAATCACAAAAAATCGACATCGAAGCCGGCGCCACCATGACGCTCAAGGCCAGCGGCGCGTTGACGATTCAAGGCGCGATCGTGAAGATCAATTAA
- a CDS encoding PAAR domain-containing protein, which yields MGMPAARVGDPTNHGTPLSPGPGSVNVLIGGKPAWRAGSDFHTCPLFTGVVPHVGGMVAVGSVTVLINNLPAVRQGDMIVENGPPNSIAVGEPTVLIG from the coding sequence ATGGGAATGCCCGCAGCACGCGTTGGCGATCCAACCAATCACGGCACGCCGTTGAGCCCCGGCCCCGGCAGTGTGAACGTGCTCATCGGCGGCAAGCCGGCCTGGCGCGCCGGCAGTGATTTTCACACCTGCCCGTTGTTTACCGGCGTTGTGCCCCATGTGGGCGGCATGGTGGCGGTGGGCAGCGTCACGGTCTTGATCAACAACTTGCCGGCAGTGCGCCAGGGCGATATGATTGTCGAGAACGGGCCGCCCAATTCCATAGCAGTCGGCGAACCAACGGTGCTGATCGGCTAG
- a CDS encoding GPW/gp25 family protein, with protein sequence MPKSFLGRGWKFPVMVNLSSGKIAMSEFEQDIREAIWIILSTAPGERVMRPEFGCGIHDLVFASMNKATLGAIEASVRDALTRWEARVDLIKIEISTAEAGNGKLLISIDYRVRETNNEFNLVYPFYLSEGT encoded by the coding sequence ATGCCCAAATCATTTCTTGGCCGCGGCTGGAAGTTTCCGGTGATGGTGAATCTCAGCAGCGGCAAAATCGCCATGTCCGAGTTCGAGCAGGATATTCGCGAGGCGATCTGGATCATCCTTTCCACCGCGCCGGGCGAGCGCGTGATGCGGCCGGAATTCGGCTGCGGCATTCATGATCTCGTCTTCGCCTCCATGAACAAAGCCACCCTGGGCGCGATCGAAGCCAGCGTGCGTGACGCGCTGACGCGCTGGGAGGCGCGCGTTGATTTGATCAAGATCGAAATCTCCACCGCGGAAGCCGGCAACGGCAAACTGCTGATCAGCATCGACTATCGCGTGCGCGAAACCAACAACGAATTCAATCTGGTTTATCCCTTCTACTTGTCCGAAGGAACTTGA